The following proteins are encoded in a genomic region of Magnolia sinica isolate HGM2019 chromosome 1, MsV1, whole genome shotgun sequence:
- the LOC131241430 gene encoding myb family transcription factor IPN2-like codes for MFHPKKPTMNSHDRPMCVQGDSNLVLTTDPKPRLRWTVELHDRFVDAVTQLGGPDKATPKSIMRVMGVKGLTLYHLKSHLQKFRLGKQPHKEFNDHAVKDAMALEMQRNGPSTSGIMGRSMTDRNIHISESLRMKMEVERRLHEQLEVQKHLQLRIEAQGKYMQTILEKACQTLAGENMASGSYQGSSSPPIIFPSLQDLHLYGSGEQLDMGILLPNDNLSLGNKGPSPYGCSSKSPLNWADDLRLQELGTAATCLSSQDDAFKGEQLQISQSAIGGGFDMDSMGDVYESKLILSADSMSEKKFEGSPKLERPSPRRVPIPAERNNHMMKGGDLPQTRNLSYG; via the exons ATGTTCCATCCCAAGAAGCCTACTATGAATTCACATGATAGGCCCATGTGTGTTCAGGGTGACTCAAACCTCGTCCTCACCACTGATCCCAAGCCCCGCCTCCGCTGGACCGTTGAGCTTCATGACCGTTTTGTCGACGCTGTCACACAGCTTGGAGGACCCGACA AGGCCACTCCAAAATCTATCATGAGAGTTATGGGTGTCAAGGGACTTACTCTCTATCATCTCAAGAGCCACCTTCAA AAATTCAGGCTTGGGAAACAACCACACAAGGAATTTAACGATCACGCCGTAAAAGATG CTATGGCATTGGAAATGCAAAGGAATGGTCCTTCTACATCTGGGATAATGGGCCGAAGCATGACTGA TAGGAACATACATATCAGTGAATCACTTCGGATGAAAATGGAAGTTGAAAGGAGATTGCATGAGCAATTGGAG GTGCAAAAACACCTCCAATTGAGGATTGAAGCTCAAGGAAAGTATATGCAAACCATACTGGAGAAAGCTTGCCAGACGCTTGCAGGTGAAAACATGGCCTCAGGAAGCTACCAGGGTAGCAGCAGCCCTCCCATCATTTTTCCTTCTCTTCAAGACTTACACTTATACGGCAGTGGCGAGCAGCTCGATATGGGAATATTGCTGCCGAATGACAACCTTTCTTTGGGGAACAAGGGGCCTAGTCCATATGGCTGTAGTAGCAAAAGCCCACTAAATTGGGCCGACGATCTCCGATTACAAGAACTGGGAACAGCAGCTACTTGTCTAAGCTCACAAGATGATGCTTTCAAGGGTGAGCAACTTCAAATCTCACAATCAGCAATCGGTGGCGGCTTTGATATGGATTCAATGGGAGATGTTTATGAAAGCAAGCTGATTCTATCAGCTGATTCCATGAGTGAAAAGAAATTTGAGGGCTCACCGAAGCTCGAAAGGCCATCACCACGAAGGGTCCCGATTCCAGCGGAAAGGAATAATCACATGATGAAGGGTGGGGATTTACCCCAAACAAGAAATTTGTCTTATGGGTGA